The genomic window GCTGCGCGCCCAGGAGTGCCTGCCTTATGCTGCCTGGTGCCAGCTGGCTGTGGCGCGCTGCCAGCAGGCGCTCTTCCATGGGGCTGGGGAAGCGCTGGCCCTCACAGAGGCGGCCCGACTTTTCCTGCGGCAGGAGTGCGACGCGCGCCAAAGCTTAGGCTGTCCAGCCGCCTATGGGGAGCCTTTGCAGGCGGCCGCCAGCGCCTTGGGCGCCGCTGTGCGCTTGCACCTCGAGCTCGGCCAGCCTGCCGCTGCTGCGGCACTGTGCCTGGAACTAGCTGCGGCCCTTCGCGCAGTGGGCCAGCCGGCCGCTGCTGCAGGTCACTTTCAGCGTGCTGCCCAGCTGCACCTGCCCCTCATGCCACTGGCCGCGCTGCAGGCGCTTGGTGATGCTGCCTCCTGCCAGCTGCTGGCGCGCGACTACACGGGCGCCCTGGCGCTCTTTACACGCATGCAACGCCTGGCACGGGAGCATGGGGGCCACCCGGTACAGCAACCCGAGCTGCCGCCGCAGCCGCCTTCTGGGCCCCAGCCACCCCTGTCGGGACCCCTGGCGAGACCTGTCTTGGGCTCGACCTTGCCCCTCCCGCTGCCCCCGGACCACGCCCCAGGCTCTGTGGCGTCTTCACCTGGCACACTTGGTGCCTTTGCTGACGTCCTAGTCAGGTGTGAGGTGTCCCGtgtactgctgctgctgctcctgcaaCCACCACCTGCCAAGCTGCTGCCGGAACATGCCCAAACCCTGGAGAAGTACTCCTGGGAGGCTTTCGATGGCCACAGCCAGGATACCAGCGGCCAGCTTCCTGAGGAGCTGTTTCTGTTATTGCAGTCCCTGGTCATGGCTGCCCAAGAAAAGGACACTGAAGGCATCAAGAAGCTGCAGGTGGAGATGTGGCCACTGCTAACCGCTGAGCAGAACCACCTTCTCCACCTCGTTCTGCAGGAAACCATCTCTCCCTCTGGACAGGGTGTCTGATAAGTCACCTTCCTACCAACTTGTTTTATCTTTGGGGACAGGTGATGGAATATGTGATCTAGCTtctgttttttgtctgtttttgttttgtttttcttttcatttctattgctgcCATGGTAGTTTAGCTTTGTGTGCCTAGCAGGTTACTTAAATTAGTGCCCTCCAATTCCATCCATTATTGCCTCGAATGAGATATCTTCATCCTTAAGGCTGAAGGAGACTCTACTGAGTGATCTTtatgcattggtcagttgctagATAATGTTGGTTCATTTTCCTGGCTGTTCTAGGTATAGTGCTAATAAACTCAGGAGGACAGTTGTTCCTTTGGTGTATTGATTTccttttgtcttgttcctgatggGGTGTGGCATCACCAAGAAGTATTTAGAAAAGATTACAAACATTTGTGTCTTAAAAATTATAAGAATTTGACAATTTGAGCATATTCCCTTTTGTAGTACATTTTTGCTTCATTTCTATATAAATTAGCACAGCAGTCTGGGTGGTGGGAAAAGCACCAGATGACATAAAATGTAACTGTTGTAGTCTCTGTGTATCTGAACATGACTATGTTAATAAGCAGAACTGGCATACACTccagatttatttttccttctgcacACTCTGCTAGCCTAGGTTCTTCCTGATGGAATGACCAAAACGTTTTTCCTGAGTAGCACCTTTTGGTTGCAGCAAATTTCTGTTATCCAGAAATTCTTGGCAAGAGATGAGTCAAAGCTTTTAGAACTGGTCCTCTGTTTCCACACCAGAGTTTTGATTGCTCTCACTGTGTACCATAACACAGTTGCCCGTGTACAATCAAGATCTGTCTTCACAGCAAATACCTAAGTTCTATTCTGCCTTTCAGGAGCATGTTCTGAGAAATCTTAATTCCATAAAACTGTAATTATATTCTCTTAAATATTCTGGCCTTGAAAACTAGAGGTACTAAAGTATGTAACCCAGTGTAGCTGGGGCAAATAGCAAAGAAATGTGTCTGACTGAGTATTAAGTGATACAAAGCCAGTTCCActtgcctctgtagttcctgGATCAATGCACCTTTGCTTTCAGAAATATGGTGTCATATATTGAACCTTGGTTTAAGGCACCCAGCACATCTGGAAGGGTAGCATTCCAAGTTTCCTAAATGTTTTCCCACTACACTGTCACCCTATTTAAGCCCAAGTTACACCACCATTCTATAAGGCCAGCTGGTAATTGGCCTATGGGATATATGTACAAAAccaatgaatttcataaatttaatgCCTTACTCTGATTCTTATtgctaataaaaaaatatacacaGGTGGTGCTAGCTGTAAAGAACAGGTTTATTTTGGCATATGATTCAAGTTCAAGGTCTGCTGGTGACTTTCTTGCTGTCAGTATCTGAAAGTGTTACAAGATGGTGATGGCAAAAGCCTGGGAAATTCAAAAGACCTAGGCAGACCAGCGTTCCCATAGGATACACTTTCAGAATAATGTATCCTAGAGATCACACCTCTAACCATACACTGTACTTTCTGATATCTGCATGAAATGAGAGTGTGAATAATGCAGTCAGTGGTTCTTAGGTAATTCCtagagattgatttttttttccaatgctgAGGACCACACCCAAGGTATAGTATTTGCTAAACAAATGCTTTGCCATTAAGCCAAAACCTTAATTCCAAAGATAATCTTGAAGACAGTTTATGAGCATGATATTGAGGATAAAGATTCTTCTTGGGTCCAAAATCTTATTTCACTTGGAAATGGATTCTCAGTACCACTGATACCAAGGGTCACCAAGTTAAGGATGGGGGGAAATTAACAAATTTGAGCAAGGGAGAATGACTCTGAGAAAGAAATATTGATCTTCAAGCATGAGGATATGGGTGAGAATTCtcagtgcattaaaaaaaaaataataacaggcAATAGTTGTGTGTAGCTGTAACCTCAACGTTGGAGAGAGGAGTCAAGTGAATAAAGAGGGCTGTGGGGGCAACCACCCTAAAATGTGGAACTTCCAGTTCAGTGACAGATGCTGCCTGAAGACAACAAAGAGGATACTGACTGCCACT from Mus pahari unplaced genomic scaffold, PAHARI_EIJ_v1.1 scaffold_13660_1, whole genome shotgun sequence includes these protein-coding regions:
- the LOC110315529 gene encoding factor VIII intron 22 protein, which codes for MAAGSASSLGGGAWPGSEAGDFLARYRQVSNKLKKRFLRKPNVAEAGEQFAQLARELRAQECLPYAAWCQLAVARCQQALFHGAGEALALTEAARLFLRQECDARQSLGCPAAYGEPLQAAASALGAAVRLHLELGQPAAAAALCLELAAALRAVGQPAAAAGHFQRAAQLHLPLMPLAALQALGDAASCQLLARDYTGALALFTRMQRLAREHGGHPVQQPELPPQPPSGPQPPLSGPLARPVLGSTLPLPLPPDHAPGSVASSPGTLGAFADVLVRCEVSRVLLLLLLQPPPAKLLPEHAQTLEKYSWEAFDGHSQDTSGQLPEELFLLLQSLVMAAQEKDTEGIKKLQVEMWPLLTAEQNHLLHLVLQETISPSGQGV